A genome region from Halorussus pelagicus includes the following:
- a CDS encoding DNA-directed RNA polymerase subunit N, protein MMVPVRCFTCGKVVGEYWEEFKARSATKEGDEDPEKVLDELGVERQCCRRMLVSHKDLVDIVAPYQ, encoded by the coding sequence ATGATGGTACCAGTCCGCTGTTTCACCTGCGGAAAGGTCGTCGGGGAGTACTGGGAAGAGTTCAAAGCACGGTCGGCGACGAAGGAGGGCGACGAGGACCCCGAAAAGGTCCTCGACGAACTCGGCGTCGAACGACAGTGCTGTCGCCGAATGCTCGTCTCGCACAAGGACCTCGTCGACATCGTCGCTCCCTACCAGTAA
- a CDS encoding 30S ribosomal protein S9: MVTNTSGKKKTAIARATVTDGEGRVRINSQPVELVEPETAQLKMLEPFRIGGDELRDDVDVEVDVQGGGISGQADAVRTAIARGLVQYTNDAELRDAFIEFDRSLLVNDSRRSEPKKWGGPGARARYQKSYR, encoded by the coding sequence ATGGTAACCAACACGAGCGGAAAGAAGAAGACGGCCATCGCCCGCGCCACCGTCACGGACGGCGAGGGACGAGTGCGAATCAACTCCCAGCCCGTCGAGCTGGTCGAACCGGAGACGGCACAGCTGAAGATGCTGGAGCCGTTCCGCATCGGTGGCGACGAGTTGCGCGACGACGTGGACGTTGAAGTCGACGTGCAGGGCGGCGGCATCAGCGGACAGGCCGACGCAGTCCGGACCGCCATCGCGCGCGGTCTGGTCCAGTACACGAACGACGCCGAGCTTCGGGACGCGTTCATCGAATTCGACCGGTCGCTGCTGGTCAACGACTCGCGGCGTTCCGAGCCGAAGAAGTGGGGCGGTCCCGGCGCTCGCGCCCGCTACCAGAAATCTTACCGCTGA
- a CDS encoding 50S ribosomal protein L13 has translation MSLAEFDADVVVDARDCILGRVASQVAQRALDGERVAVVNAEDAVITGSEDDVMAKYEKRAELGSDSGPYYPKRPDMIFKRTIRGMVPYKQDRGREAFENVRVYVGNPHDDDGEVLDGTSLDRLSNIRFVQLGEISKNLGANVTW, from the coding sequence ATGAGTCTCGCAGAATTCGACGCAGACGTAGTGGTTGATGCCCGCGACTGTATCCTCGGTCGCGTGGCGAGCCAAGTTGCACAGCGCGCCCTCGATGGCGAGCGTGTCGCGGTAGTCAACGCCGAGGACGCGGTCATCACCGGAAGCGAAGACGACGTGATGGCGAAATACGAGAAGCGCGCCGAACTGGGTTCGGACAGCGGTCCGTACTACCCCAAGCGCCCCGACATGATCTTCAAGCGGACCATCCGCGGGATGGTTCCCTACAAGCAAGACCGCGGTCGGGAAGCCTTCGAGAACGTCCGGGTCTACGTCGGCAATCCCCACGACGACGACGGGGAGGTTCTCGACGGGACCTCGCTGGACCGACTCTCGAACATCCGATTCGTCCAGCTGGGCGAAATCAGCAAGAATCTGGGTGCTAACGTCACATGGTAA
- a CDS encoding 50S ribosomal protein L18e, translating into MSKTNPRLTSLIADLKSESRDSDADVWSTVADRLEKPRSTYAEVNLGRIERYAEEDETVVVPGKVLGSGALQKTVTVAAVDFSSTAETKIQQADGEALELEQVVEQNPDGSNVRVIR; encoded by the coding sequence ATGAGCAAGACGAATCCGAGGCTCACCAGTCTCATCGCTGATCTGAAGTCGGAGTCCCGCGACTCGGACGCCGACGTGTGGAGTACTGTCGCAGACCGCCTCGAGAAGCCCCGGAGCACCTACGCGGAAGTCAACCTCGGTCGCATCGAGCGATACGCCGAGGAAGACGAGACCGTCGTCGTGCCCGGCAAGGTTCTCGGAAGCGGAGCACTGCAGAAGACCGTCACCGTCGCCGCCGTGGACTTTTCGTCCACCGCGGAGACGAAGATTCAGCAAGCGGACGGTGAGGCTCTCGAACTCGAACAGGTAGTCGAACAGAACCCCGACGGCTCGAACGTACGGGTGATCCGATGA
- a CDS encoding DNA-directed RNA polymerase subunit D, producing the protein MTEEYEVEFIERGDRQSRFLVRGVTPAFANGIRRAIVADVPTLSIDTVRMVENSSVMFDEQIGLRLGLVPLSTPLGEFEEGDTVTLSLDVSGPGTAYSGDLVSSDEMVQPADDNVPIIDLKDDQRLELEADAVLSSGKDHAKHQGGVAVGYRHLQRVEVVGDRDEYDEAEETRILRGVIEDDGELVSTAEFDHDLTNRYPGKEIEVHDVDNAFVFHVETDGSLTIDELVTEAAATISDRADELEQAVQL; encoded by the coding sequence ATGACAGAAGAGTACGAGGTTGAGTTCATCGAACGCGGCGACCGACAGTCTCGGTTCCTCGTTCGAGGCGTGACCCCGGCGTTCGCCAACGGTATTCGCCGCGCCATCGTCGCGGACGTGCCGACACTCTCTATCGACACGGTCCGGATGGTCGAGAACTCGTCGGTGATGTTCGACGAGCAGATCGGTCTACGGCTCGGTCTCGTGCCCCTCAGCACGCCGCTCGGCGAGTTCGAGGAGGGCGACACCGTCACTCTCAGCCTCGACGTATCGGGTCCGGGGACCGCCTACTCGGGCGACCTCGTGAGTTCCGACGAGATGGTCCAACCGGCCGACGACAACGTTCCCATCATCGACTTGAAGGACGACCAACGGCTCGAACTCGAAGCCGACGCCGTCCTCTCGTCGGGGAAGGACCACGCCAAACATCAGGGCGGCGTGGCCGTCGGCTACCGACACCTCCAGCGCGTGGAGGTCGTCGGCGACCGTGACGAGTACGACGAGGCCGAAGAGACCCGAATCCTGCGCGGTGTCATCGAAGACGACGGCGAACTCGTCTCGACCGCGGAGTTCGACCACGACCTCACGAACCGGTATCCCGGCAAGGAGATCGAGGTCCACGACGTAGACAACGCGTTCGTCTTCCACGTCGAGACCGACGGGTCGCTGACCATCGACGAGCTCGTGACGGAAGCGGCCGCGACGATTAGCGACCGCGCCGACGAACTCGAACAAGCAGTACAACTGTAG
- a CDS encoding 30S ribosomal protein S11: MSANDDEKWGVAHVHASFNNTIITVTDLTGAETIAKSSGGTVVKQNRDESSPYAAMQMAETVAEEVKAAGIDGVHVNVRGPGGNLQQNPGPGAQATIRALARAGLEIGRIEDVTPIPHDGTRAPKGKSGF; the protein is encoded by the coding sequence ACGTTCACGCATCGTTCAACAACACCATCATCACGGTCACTGACCTGACCGGTGCTGAGACCATCGCCAAGTCCTCCGGCGGGACGGTCGTCAAGCAGAACCGCGACGAGTCCTCGCCGTACGCCGCGATGCAGATGGCCGAGACGGTCGCAGAAGAAGTCAAGGCCGCGGGCATCGACGGCGTTCACGTCAACGTGCGCGGTCCCGGCGGCAATCTCCAGCAGAACCCCGGACCGGGCGCGCAGGCGACGATTCGGGCCTTGGCTCGCGCCGGACTCGAAATCGGTCGTATCGAGGACGTGACCCCCATCCCGCACGACGGCACCCGCGCCCCCAAGGGCAAGAGTGGATTCTAA